In Neofelis nebulosa isolate mNeoNeb1 chromosome 10, mNeoNeb1.pri, whole genome shotgun sequence, one DNA window encodes the following:
- the PCF11 gene encoding pre-mRNA cleavage complex 2 protein Pcf11 isoform X3 — MSEQTPAEAGTAGAREDACRDYQSSLEDLTFNSKPHINMLTILAEENLPFAKEIVSLIEAQTAKAPSSEKLPVMYLMDSIVKNVGREYLTAFTKNLVATFICVFEKVDENTRKSLFKLRSTWDEIFPLKKLYALDVRVNSLDPAWPIKPLPPNVNTSSIHVNPKFLNKSPEEPSTPGTVVSSPSISTPPIVPDIQKNLTQEQLIRQQLLAKQKQLLELQQKKLELELEQAKAQLAVSLSVQQETSNLGPGSAPSKLHVPPIPPLAVKPPHQVPVQPEKSRPGPSLQIQDLKGTNRDPRLNRMSQHSSHGKDQSHRKEFLMNTLNQSDIKTSKTVPSEKLNSSKQEKSKSGEKITKKELDQLDSKSKSKSKSPSPLKNKLSHTKDLKNQESESARVSDMSKRDPRLKKHLQDKTDSKDDDVKDKRKTAEKKDKDEHMKSSEHRLVGSRNKIINGIVQKQDTITEESEKQGTKPGRSSTRKRSRSRSPKSRSPIIHSPKRRDRRSPKRRQRSMSPTSTPKAGKIRQSGVKQSHMEEFTLPSREERNAKRSNKQDIRDPRRIKKTEEERPQEAANQHSTKSGTEPKENIENWQSSKSTKRWKSGWEENKSLQQGDEHSKSPHLRHRESWSSTKGILSPRTPKQQHRLSVDANLQIPKELTLASKRELLQKTSERLASGEITQDEFLVVVHQIRQLFQYQEGVREEQRSPFNDRFPLKRPRYEDSDKPFVDSPASRFVGLDTNQRLTALAEDRPLFDGPSRPSVTRDGPTKMIFEGPNKLSPRIDGPPTPGSLRFDGSPGQMGGGGPLRFEGPQGQLGGGCPLRFEGPPGPVGTPLRFEGPIGQAGGGGFRFEGSPGLRFEGSAGGLRFEGPGGQPVGGLRFEGHRGQPVGGLRFEGPHGQPVGGLRFDNPRGQPVGGLRFEGGHGPSGAAIRFDGPHGQPAGGIRFEGPLLQQGVGMRFEGPHGQSVAGLRFEGQHNQLGGNLRFEGPHGQPGVGIRFEGPLVQQGGGMRFEGPSVPGGGLRIEGPLGQGGPRFEGCHALRFDGQPGQPSLLPRFDGLHGQPGPRFERTGQPGPQRFDGPPGQQVQPRFDGVPQRFDGPQHQQASRFDIPLGLQSTRFDNHPSQRLESVSFNQSGPYNDPPGNAFNAPSQGLQFQRHEQMFDSPQGPNFNGPHGPGNQSFSNPLNRASGHYFDEKNLQSSQFGNFGNLPAPITVGNIQASQQVLTGVAQPVAFGQGQQFLPVHPQNPGAFVQNPSGALPKAYPDNHLSQVDVNELFSKLLKTGILKLSQPDSATTQVNEVAAQPAPEEEEDQNEDQDVPDLTNFTIEELKQRYDSVINRLYTGIQCYSCGMRFTTSQTDVYADHLDWHYRQNRTEKDVSRKVTHRRWYYSLTDWIEFEEIADLEERAKSQFFEKVHEEVVLKTQEAAKEKEFQSVPAGPAGAVESCEICQEQFEQYWDEEEEEWHLKNAIRVDGKIYHPSCYEDYQNTSSFDCTPSPSKTPVENPLNIMLNIVKNELQEPCESPKVKEERIDTPPACTEESIATPTEIKTESDTVESV, encoded by the exons GGATGTCAGAGTCAATTCGTTAGATCCTGCTTGGCCTATTAAACCTCTGCCCCCCAATGTGAATACATCTAGCATCCATGTGAatcctaaatttttaaataaatcg cCCGAAGAGCCTTCAACACCTGGCACAGTGGTCAGTTCCCCTAGCATCTCCACTCCTCCAATTGTTCCTGATATACAGAAGAATCTTACTCAAGAACAACTAATAAGGCAGCAGTtactggcaaaacaaaaacagttgttAGAACTTCAGCAGAAAAAGCTGGAGCTTGAGCTAGAGCAAGCTAAGGCACAACTG gCAGTTTCTCTTAGCGTTCAGCAGGAGACATCCAACTTAGGTCCTGGATCTGCACCATCCAAATTACATGTTCCACCAATTCCCCCTTTGGCTGTTAAACCTCCCCATCAAGTTCCTGTGCAACCAGAGAAAAGCCGTCCAGGTCCATCCTTACAAAttcaggatttgaaaggaacTAATCGGGATCCCCGTCTTAATAGGATGAGTCAACATTCTTCGCATGGAAAAGATCAGAGTCACAGGAAAGAATTCCTAATGAACACATTGAACCAGTCTGATATTAAGACAAGTAAAACTGTACCCTCTGAAAAACTAAATTCATccaagcaagagaaaagcaaatcagGTGAAAAAATAACCAAGAAAGAACTTGACCAATTAGattctaaatctaaatctaaatctaaatcacCATcacctttgaaaaacaaattatcccACACAAAAGACTTGAAAAATCAAGAATCCGAAAGTGCAAGGGTGTCGGATATGAGCAAGAGAGATCCTAGGTTAAAAAAACATCTTCAGGATAAGACTGATAGCAAAGATGATGATgtaaaagacaagagaaaaactgcagaaaaaaaggacaaagatgagCACATGAAATCATCTGAACACAGACTCGTTGGAAGTCGAAATAAAATCATCAATGGCATCGTACAAAAGCAGGATACAATAACGGAAGAATCAGAAAAACAAGGGACAAAACCAGGGAGATCAAGTACTAGAAAGCGGTCAAGATCACGATCACCCAAGTCTCGATCACCAATTATACATTCTCCAAAGAGAAGAGATAGGCGGTCACCCAAACGAAGGCAGAGGAGTATGTCTCCAACTTCCACACCCAAAGCTGGAAAGATTCGCCAATCAGGAGTTAAGCAATCACATATGGAAGAGTTTACGCTACCTTCCAGGGAAGAGCGAAATGCTAAAAGGAGTAATAAACAAGATATTCGAGATCCGAGGCgaataaaaaagactgaagagGAACGACCACAAGAAGCTGCGAATCAGCATTCTACAAAATCCGGCACTGAACCAAAGGAGAATATAGAAAATTGGCAAAGTTCGAAGTCTACCAAAAGATGGAAATCTggttgggaagaaaataaaag CTTACAACAGGGTGATGAACATAGTAAATCTCCTCATCTAAGGCATAGGGAGAGCTGGTCAAGCACTAAAGGAATCTTGTCACCTCGAACCCCAAAGCAGCAGCATCGATTAAGTGTAGATGCCAATCTTCAGATTCCTAAAGAGTTAACTCTTGCAAGCAAAAGAGAATTACTTCAAAAG ACGAGTGAACGTTTAGCATCTGGTGAAATTACACAGGATGAGTTCCTTGTTGTTGTGCATCAAATTCGACAGCTATTTCAGTATCAAGAAG gtgtaCGAGAAGAGCAGAGGTCACCATTCAATGATCGTTTTCCACTTAAGCGACCTAGATACGAAGATTCAGATAAACCATTTGTAGATAGCCCAGCATCAAGATTTGTCGGCCTCGATACAAATCAGCGACTTACAGCTTTAGCTGAAGACAGACCATTATTTGATGGACCTAGTAGGCCATCAGTAACAAGAGATGGCCCAACCAAGATGATTTTTGAAGGACCTAATAAATTAAGCCCTAGAATTGATGGACCTCCTACACCAGGTTCTCTTCGGTTTGATGGGTCACCAGGACAAATGGGGGGAGGTGGCCCTTTGAGATTTGAAGGACCACAAGGTCAGCTAGGAGGTGGGTGTCCTTTGAGATTTGAAGGTCCTCCAGGACCAGTTGGGACGCCTCTGCGGTTTGAGGGGCCGATTGGTCAGGCAGGAGGAGGTGGTTTTCGGTTTGAAGGTTCCCCTGGTCTGAGGTTTGAGGGATCTGCAGGTGGTTTGCGATTTGAGGGACCAGGGGGCCAGCCTGTGGGTGGTCTCAGGTTTGAGGGACATCGGGGTCAACCTGTGGGTGGTCTACGGTTTGAGGGACCTCATGGTCAGCCTGTGGGTGGACTTAGATTTGATAATCCCCGAGGTCAGCCTGTAGGTGGACTTAGATTTGAAGGGGGTCATGGTCCATCAGGGGCTGCAATTAGGTTTGATGGACCGCATGGTCAGCCAGCAGGTGGGATCAGATTTGAGGGCCCTTTGCTACAGCAGGGAGTTGGAATGAGGTTTGAGGGTCCCCATGGTCAGTCAGTAGCTGGTTTGAGGTTTGAAGGACAACATAATCAACTTGGTGGGAACCTTAGGTTTGAGGGTCCACATGGTCAGCCAGGGGTTGGGATCAGGTTTGAAGGACCGTTAGTCCAACAAGGAGGTGGAATGAGGTTTGAGGGTCCTTCCGTGCCAGGAGGTGGCTTGAGAATTGAAGGGCCTCTAGGTCAAGGTGGTCCAAGATTTGAAGGTTGTCATGCTTTAAGGTTTGATGGGCAGCCAGGTCAGCCATCACTCTTGCCAAGATTTGATGGATTACATGGGCAGCCAGGTCCTAGATTTGAAAGAACTGGTCAGCCAGGCCCACAGAGATTTGATGGACCACCTGGACAGCAGGTTCAACCAAGATTTGATGGTGTACCTCAAAGATTTGATGGCCCACAACACCAGCAAGCATCAAGGTTTGATATTCCTCTTGGTCTTCAAAGCACACGATTTGACAATCATCCTTCACAAAGGCTTGAATCAGTATCTTTCAATCAGTCTGGTCCATATAATGATCCACCTGGCAATGCTTTTAATGCCCCATCCCAAGGACTACAGTTCCAAAGACATGAACAAATGTTTGATTCACCTCAAGGACCAAATTTTAATGGACCACATGGCCCTGGAAACCAGAGTTTCTCGAATCCCCTTAACAGAGCTTCTGGACACTATTTTGATGAAAAGAATCTCCAGAGTTCCCAATTTGGAAACTTTGGCAATTTACCTGCTCCAATAACAGTAGGAAATATTCAGGCGTCTCAACAG GTTCTTACTGGTGTTGCTCAGCCAGTAGCATTTGGCCAAGGACAACAATTTTTACCAGTTCATCCACAAAATCCTGGAGCATTTGTTCAGAATCCTTCAG gagcccTTCCAAAGGCATATCCTGATAATCATCTCAGTCAGGTGGatgtaaatgaattattttcaaaactgcTAAAAACAGGAATTCTCAAATTGTCCCAGCCTGATTCAGCTACAACAC aAGTAAATGAAGTTGCTGCTCAGCCTGCCCCTGAAGAGGAGGAAGATCAAAATGAAGATCAAGATGTTCCAGATCTTACCAATTTTACAATTGAAGAACTGAAACA acGTTATGATAGCGTTATAAATCGACTGTACACTGGTATTCAGTGTTACTCTTGTGGCATGAGGTTTACAACATCACAGACAGATGTATATGCAGACCACTTGGACTGGCATTATCGGCAAAACAGAACTGAAAAAGATGTTAGCAGAAAAGTCACTCATAGACGTTGGTACTACAGTTTAACA GACTGGATAGAATTTGAGGAAATAGCTGATTTGGAAGAACGTGCAAAGAGCCAGTTTTTTGAAAAGGTGCATGAAGAAGTTGTGCTCAAAACTCAGGAGGCTGCAAAAGAAAAGGAGTTCCAAAGTGTACCTGCTGGACCAGCTGGAGCAGTTGAG AGTTGTGAAATCTGTCAAGAACAATTTGAACAATACTGggatgaagaagaggaggaatggcatttaaaaaatgctattagaGTAGATGGAAAG aTTTATCATCCATCATGTTACGAAGATTATCAAAAT ACATCTTCATTTGATTGTACACCATCTCCCAGCAAGACACCAGTTGAAAACCCTTTGAACATTATGTTGAACATTGTCAAAAATGAATTGCAGGAACCCTGTGAAAGTCCCAAAGTTAAGGAAGAACGAATTGATACCCCACCAGCTTGTACAGAGGAAAGCATAGCAACACCCactgaaattaaaacagaaagtgaTACAGTCGAGTcagtttaa
- the PCF11 gene encoding pre-mRNA cleavage complex 2 protein Pcf11 isoform X4, with protein sequence MSEQTPAEAGTAGAREDACRDYQSSLEDLTFNSKPHINMLTILAEENLPFAKEIVSLIEAQTAKAPSSEKLPVMYLMDSIVKNVGREYLTAFTKNLVATFICVFEKVDENTRKSLFKLRSTWDEIFPLKKLYALDVRVNSLDPAWPIKPLPPNVNTSSIHVNPKFLNKSPEEPSTPGTVVSSPSISTPPIVPDIQKNLTQEQLIRQQLLAKQKQLLELQQKKLELELEQAKAQLAVSLSVQQETSNLGPGSAPSKLHVPPIPPLAVKPPHQVPVQPEKSRPGPSLQIQDLKGTNRDPRLNRMSQHSSHGKDQSHRKEFLMNTLNQSDIKTSKTVPSEKLNSSKQEKSKSGEKITKKELDQLDSKSKSKSKSPSPLKNKLSHTKDLKNQESESARVSDMSKRDPRLKKHLQDKTDSKDDDVKDKRKTAEKKDKDEHMKSSEHRLVGSRNKIINGIVQKQDTITEESEKQGTKPGRSSTRKRSRSRSPKSRSPIIHSPKRRDRRSPKRRQRSMSPTSTPKAGKIRQSGVKQSHMEEFTLPSREERNAKRSNKQDIRDPRRIKKTEEERPQEAANQHSTKSGTEPKENIENWQSSKSTKRWKSGWEENKSLQQGDEHSKSPHLRHRESWSSTKGILSPRTPKQQHRLSVDANLQIPKELTLASKRELLQKTSERLASGEITQDEFLVVVHQIRQLFQYQEGVREEQRSPFNDRFPLKRPRYEDSDKPFVDSPASRFVGLDTNQRLTALAEDRPLFDGPSRPSVTRDGPTKMIFEGPNKLSPRIDGPPTPGSLRFDGSPGQMGGGGPLRFEGPQGQLGGGCPLRFEGPPGPVGTPLRFEGPIGQAGGGGFRFEGSPGLRFEGSAGGLRFEGPGGQPVGGLRFEGHRGQPVGGLRFEGPHGQPVGGLRFDNPRGQPVGGLRFEGGHGPSGAAIRFDGPHGQPAGGIRFEGPLLQQGVGMRFEGPHGQSVAGLRFEGQHNQLGGNLRFEGPHGQPGVGIRFEGPLVQQGGGMRFEGPSVPGGGLRIEGPLGQGGPRFEGCHALRFDGQPGQPSLLPRFDGLHGQPGPRFERTGQPGPQRFDGPPGQQVQPRFDGVPQRFDGPQHQQASRFDIPLGLQSTRFDNHPSQRLESVSFNQSGPYNDPPGNAFNAPSQGLQFQRHEQMFDSPQGPNFNGPHGPGNQSFSNPLNRASGHYFDEKNLQSSQFGNFGNLPAPITVGNIQASQQVLTGVAQPVAFGQGQQFLPVHPQNPGAFVQNPSGALPKAYPDNHLSQVDVNELFSKLLKTGILKLSQPDSATTLNEVAAQPAPEEEEDQNEDQDVPDLTNFTIEELKQRYDSVINRLYTGIQCYSCGMRFTTSQTDVYADHLDWHYRQNRTEKDVSRKVTHRRWYYSLTDWIEFEEIADLEERAKSQFFEKVHEEVVLKTQEAAKEKEFQSVPAGPAGAVESCEICQEQFEQYWDEEEEEWHLKNAIRVDGKIYHPSCYEDYQNTSSFDCTPSPSKTPVENPLNIMLNIVKNELQEPCESPKVKEERIDTPPACTEESIATPTEIKTESDTVESV encoded by the exons GGATGTCAGAGTCAATTCGTTAGATCCTGCTTGGCCTATTAAACCTCTGCCCCCCAATGTGAATACATCTAGCATCCATGTGAatcctaaatttttaaataaatcg cCCGAAGAGCCTTCAACACCTGGCACAGTGGTCAGTTCCCCTAGCATCTCCACTCCTCCAATTGTTCCTGATATACAGAAGAATCTTACTCAAGAACAACTAATAAGGCAGCAGTtactggcaaaacaaaaacagttgttAGAACTTCAGCAGAAAAAGCTGGAGCTTGAGCTAGAGCAAGCTAAGGCACAACTG gCAGTTTCTCTTAGCGTTCAGCAGGAGACATCCAACTTAGGTCCTGGATCTGCACCATCCAAATTACATGTTCCACCAATTCCCCCTTTGGCTGTTAAACCTCCCCATCAAGTTCCTGTGCAACCAGAGAAAAGCCGTCCAGGTCCATCCTTACAAAttcaggatttgaaaggaacTAATCGGGATCCCCGTCTTAATAGGATGAGTCAACATTCTTCGCATGGAAAAGATCAGAGTCACAGGAAAGAATTCCTAATGAACACATTGAACCAGTCTGATATTAAGACAAGTAAAACTGTACCCTCTGAAAAACTAAATTCATccaagcaagagaaaagcaaatcagGTGAAAAAATAACCAAGAAAGAACTTGACCAATTAGattctaaatctaaatctaaatctaaatcacCATcacctttgaaaaacaaattatcccACACAAAAGACTTGAAAAATCAAGAATCCGAAAGTGCAAGGGTGTCGGATATGAGCAAGAGAGATCCTAGGTTAAAAAAACATCTTCAGGATAAGACTGATAGCAAAGATGATGATgtaaaagacaagagaaaaactgcagaaaaaaaggacaaagatgagCACATGAAATCATCTGAACACAGACTCGTTGGAAGTCGAAATAAAATCATCAATGGCATCGTACAAAAGCAGGATACAATAACGGAAGAATCAGAAAAACAAGGGACAAAACCAGGGAGATCAAGTACTAGAAAGCGGTCAAGATCACGATCACCCAAGTCTCGATCACCAATTATACATTCTCCAAAGAGAAGAGATAGGCGGTCACCCAAACGAAGGCAGAGGAGTATGTCTCCAACTTCCACACCCAAAGCTGGAAAGATTCGCCAATCAGGAGTTAAGCAATCACATATGGAAGAGTTTACGCTACCTTCCAGGGAAGAGCGAAATGCTAAAAGGAGTAATAAACAAGATATTCGAGATCCGAGGCgaataaaaaagactgaagagGAACGACCACAAGAAGCTGCGAATCAGCATTCTACAAAATCCGGCACTGAACCAAAGGAGAATATAGAAAATTGGCAAAGTTCGAAGTCTACCAAAAGATGGAAATCTggttgggaagaaaataaaag CTTACAACAGGGTGATGAACATAGTAAATCTCCTCATCTAAGGCATAGGGAGAGCTGGTCAAGCACTAAAGGAATCTTGTCACCTCGAACCCCAAAGCAGCAGCATCGATTAAGTGTAGATGCCAATCTTCAGATTCCTAAAGAGTTAACTCTTGCAAGCAAAAGAGAATTACTTCAAAAG ACGAGTGAACGTTTAGCATCTGGTGAAATTACACAGGATGAGTTCCTTGTTGTTGTGCATCAAATTCGACAGCTATTTCAGTATCAAGAAG gtgtaCGAGAAGAGCAGAGGTCACCATTCAATGATCGTTTTCCACTTAAGCGACCTAGATACGAAGATTCAGATAAACCATTTGTAGATAGCCCAGCATCAAGATTTGTCGGCCTCGATACAAATCAGCGACTTACAGCTTTAGCTGAAGACAGACCATTATTTGATGGACCTAGTAGGCCATCAGTAACAAGAGATGGCCCAACCAAGATGATTTTTGAAGGACCTAATAAATTAAGCCCTAGAATTGATGGACCTCCTACACCAGGTTCTCTTCGGTTTGATGGGTCACCAGGACAAATGGGGGGAGGTGGCCCTTTGAGATTTGAAGGACCACAAGGTCAGCTAGGAGGTGGGTGTCCTTTGAGATTTGAAGGTCCTCCAGGACCAGTTGGGACGCCTCTGCGGTTTGAGGGGCCGATTGGTCAGGCAGGAGGAGGTGGTTTTCGGTTTGAAGGTTCCCCTGGTCTGAGGTTTGAGGGATCTGCAGGTGGTTTGCGATTTGAGGGACCAGGGGGCCAGCCTGTGGGTGGTCTCAGGTTTGAGGGACATCGGGGTCAACCTGTGGGTGGTCTACGGTTTGAGGGACCTCATGGTCAGCCTGTGGGTGGACTTAGATTTGATAATCCCCGAGGTCAGCCTGTAGGTGGACTTAGATTTGAAGGGGGTCATGGTCCATCAGGGGCTGCAATTAGGTTTGATGGACCGCATGGTCAGCCAGCAGGTGGGATCAGATTTGAGGGCCCTTTGCTACAGCAGGGAGTTGGAATGAGGTTTGAGGGTCCCCATGGTCAGTCAGTAGCTGGTTTGAGGTTTGAAGGACAACATAATCAACTTGGTGGGAACCTTAGGTTTGAGGGTCCACATGGTCAGCCAGGGGTTGGGATCAGGTTTGAAGGACCGTTAGTCCAACAAGGAGGTGGAATGAGGTTTGAGGGTCCTTCCGTGCCAGGAGGTGGCTTGAGAATTGAAGGGCCTCTAGGTCAAGGTGGTCCAAGATTTGAAGGTTGTCATGCTTTAAGGTTTGATGGGCAGCCAGGTCAGCCATCACTCTTGCCAAGATTTGATGGATTACATGGGCAGCCAGGTCCTAGATTTGAAAGAACTGGTCAGCCAGGCCCACAGAGATTTGATGGACCACCTGGACAGCAGGTTCAACCAAGATTTGATGGTGTACCTCAAAGATTTGATGGCCCACAACACCAGCAAGCATCAAGGTTTGATATTCCTCTTGGTCTTCAAAGCACACGATTTGACAATCATCCTTCACAAAGGCTTGAATCAGTATCTTTCAATCAGTCTGGTCCATATAATGATCCACCTGGCAATGCTTTTAATGCCCCATCCCAAGGACTACAGTTCCAAAGACATGAACAAATGTTTGATTCACCTCAAGGACCAAATTTTAATGGACCACATGGCCCTGGAAACCAGAGTTTCTCGAATCCCCTTAACAGAGCTTCTGGACACTATTTTGATGAAAAGAATCTCCAGAGTTCCCAATTTGGAAACTTTGGCAATTTACCTGCTCCAATAACAGTAGGAAATATTCAGGCGTCTCAACAG GTTCTTACTGGTGTTGCTCAGCCAGTAGCATTTGGCCAAGGACAACAATTTTTACCAGTTCATCCACAAAATCCTGGAGCATTTGTTCAGAATCCTTCAG gagcccTTCCAAAGGCATATCCTGATAATCATCTCAGTCAGGTGGatgtaaatgaattattttcaaaactgcTAAAAACAGGAATTCTCAAATTGTCCCAGCCTGATTCAGCTACAACAC TAAATGAAGTTGCTGCTCAGCCTGCCCCTGAAGAGGAGGAAGATCAAAATGAAGATCAAGATGTTCCAGATCTTACCAATTTTACAATTGAAGAACTGAAACA acGTTATGATAGCGTTATAAATCGACTGTACACTGGTATTCAGTGTTACTCTTGTGGCATGAGGTTTACAACATCACAGACAGATGTATATGCAGACCACTTGGACTGGCATTATCGGCAAAACAGAACTGAAAAAGATGTTAGCAGAAAAGTCACTCATAGACGTTGGTACTACAGTTTAACA GACTGGATAGAATTTGAGGAAATAGCTGATTTGGAAGAACGTGCAAAGAGCCAGTTTTTTGAAAAGGTGCATGAAGAAGTTGTGCTCAAAACTCAGGAGGCTGCAAAAGAAAAGGAGTTCCAAAGTGTACCTGCTGGACCAGCTGGAGCAGTTGAG AGTTGTGAAATCTGTCAAGAACAATTTGAACAATACTGggatgaagaagaggaggaatggcatttaaaaaatgctattagaGTAGATGGAAAG aTTTATCATCCATCATGTTACGAAGATTATCAAAAT ACATCTTCATTTGATTGTACACCATCTCCCAGCAAGACACCAGTTGAAAACCCTTTGAACATTATGTTGAACATTGTCAAAAATGAATTGCAGGAACCCTGTGAAAGTCCCAAAGTTAAGGAAGAACGAATTGATACCCCACCAGCTTGTACAGAGGAAAGCATAGCAACACCCactgaaattaaaacagaaagtgaTACAGTCGAGTcagtttaa